One Fusarium musae strain F31 chromosome 6, whole genome shotgun sequence DNA segment encodes these proteins:
- a CDS encoding hypothetical protein (EggNog:ENOG41~BUSCO:EOG092602FH): MDLFRVRLNCIDHYQATPSRYDPQLRNDIRPSQISKGPRVPVVRVFGSTETGQKVCAHIHGAFPYLYVEYEGGLSPDEDHALAVSYRRDQKGDSARFVARITLVKGVPFYGFHVGYRFFLKIYMFNPIVMTRLADLLQQGVIMKNKFQPYEAHLQYLLQFMTDFNLYGCDYLDASVTRFRSPVPEYEQVSNSSHKWHSRSISMNHITDETTLPRSSHCSIEVDICVQDIINRHKVKERPLHHDFTERTNPLPADMKLVYSMAGLWKDETKRCKRKMQDPTEGSSPFPPEVLVSMSANARDSQPQGWLHEEEFRTEIRKLISEEKLSGDSEELTFEKFAKPHPYEEHVNTTLESVEDLFPSKLAPALGLPLGVEMEQDLRSSIVVDEGKVRQAGEAHNDFYPEDSDEDAIAALVAIEKAAAKVSRGPTNQLPEEDLELAAALNISPDKFDKKTFWKSALGVCQSGLVTGELPDLPVNQELLDYAENEGFIGRTEKTPTITLSSLTQLKRPLDDLASSQASNKRTRLNQPSMMDEDEMDLVHAPSTDANKILTSPFRGASILKGPSSLNKNAGSILKGASGFNQKLNFPTVKDQNDPNTKLRLSQMSQKSASQQTDDGRHTKHVSFNPSSFLPAEAELSQMTLSSSMKSSGERGDDESHESKIQRAMSRFASPQVHLVSSLPPSAAAVASSLKEYGIPDVIYQDAYYSKEKDVPGRMREYAGKEFRLEGNTLPFLPEFDPTGTAPASYGLRFETFDKIAVELRYERQRKKCSLRSWELANPPPTYEEVEEWWAEKQRRANSTDRSMIPSTPRQYQSQIDGPTPKNKHGFKYTPGKKSTSVQHEVQYMSTMSLEVHVNTRGKFVPNPEEDEVQCVFWAIKSDGTASGSQDSAGVQIGILLLSNDAEFTQRVQRQTNAEVIEENSELDLMVRMVEIVRNHDPDILTGYEVHGSSWGYLIERARLKYDYNLCDEFSRMKTESHGRFGKENDRWGFNTTSTIRVTGRHMVNVWRAMRGELNLLQYTMENVVWHLLHRRIPHYSWQSLTTWYKGGKHRELNRMLRYYQNRTKIDLEILDANELISRTSEQARLLGVDFFSVFSRGSQFKVESIMFRIAKPENFLLVSPNRKQVGGQNALECLPLVMEPQSAFYNSPLLVLDFQSLYPSVMIAYNYCYSTFLGRVTDWRGINKMGFTEYKRQKGLLALLEDYINIAPNGMMYAKAEIRKSLLAKMLTEILETRVMVKSGMKQDKDDKTLQQLLNNRQLALKLLANVTYGYTSASFSGRMPCSEIADSIVQTGRETLERAIAYIHSVEKWGAEVVYGDTDSLFIYLKGRTKDEAFDIGNEISKAITEMNPRPIKLKFEKVYHPCVLLAKKRYVGYKYESKDQVKPDFDAKGIETVRRDGTPAEQKIEEKALRLLFETADLTQVKDYFQKQCQKIMRNNVSVQDFCFAKEVRLGTYSDKGTAPAGALISTKRMLQDARAEPQYGERVPYVVITGAPGARLIDRCVAPEELLSNPHWQLDAEYYISKNLIPPLERIFNLVGANVRQWYDEMPKVQRIYHATTLGKKKTTLESYMRSTNCLVCGLKFSQEDNALCPSCRKNVPSSLLTLQTRLTTEERRLQEVLSLCRSCSGLGPIEDVQCDSKDCPVFWTRMRQASKTKGQRTTSQPVIQSLVDSVEKLSLEW, translated from the exons ATGGACTTATTCCGGGTCAGACTAAATTGTATCGATCACTATCAAGCAACACCCTCGCGATATGACCCCCAGCTTCGTAACGACATTCGCCCCTCTCAGATATCCAAAGGACCCAGAGTCCCTGTTGTTCGCGTGTTTGGATCTACTGAGACGGGACAAAAAGTATGCGCTCATATCCACGGCGCATTCCCGTACTTGTACGTGGAATATGAAGGTGGCTTAAGTCCTGATGAAG ATCATGCGTTAGCAGTCAGCTATCGACGAGATCAGAAAGGTGACAGTGCGAGGTTCGTGGCAAGGATCACGCTTGTCAAGGGTGTCCCCTTCTATGGCTTTCACGTGGGATATCGCTTCTTCCTGAAGATTTACATGTTCAATCCCATTGTCATGACGAGATTGGCggatcttcttcagcaaGGCGTGATTATGAAGAACAAGTTTCAGCCATACGAAGCACATCTTCAGTACCTTCTTCAATTCATGACAGACTTCAACTTGTATGGGTGCGATTATCTGGATGCATCCGTTACTCGGTTTCGATCTCCGGTCCCAGAATACGAACAGGTGTCGAATTCATCCCACAAATGGCACAGTCGATCAATCTCTATGAATCACATTACCGACGAAACCACGCTCCCTCGAAGTAGCCACTGCTCGATAGAAGTGGATATATGTGTACAGGATATTATAAACCGACACAAGGTCAAGGAAaggcctcttcatcatgactttACGGAAAGAACCAATCCCCTCCCTGCAGACATGAAGCTGGTCTACAGTATGGCTGGACTGTGGAAAGATGAGACGAAGAGATGCAAACGAAAGATGCAAGATCCGACTGAGGGGAGCAGTCCATTTCCACCAGAAGTCCTTGTATCGATGTCAGCCAACGCTCGCGACTCTCAACCGCAAGGCTGGCTTCATGAGGAAGAATTCAGGACTGAGATCCGAAAGCTCATCTCTGAAGAGAAACTCAGTGGCGACTCGGAAGAGCTTACTTTTGAGAAGTTTGCAAAGCCGCATCCATACGAAGAGCATGTCAATACTACTTTGGAGTCAGTTGAAGACCTCTTCCCATCGAAACTTGCACCAGCTTTAGGATTGCCCTTAGGTGTGGAGATGGAACAAGATTTACGAAGCAGTATTGTTGTCGATGAGGGGAAAGTACGTCAGGCTGGAGAGGCACACAATGACTTTTATCCTGAAGATTCCGACGAAGATGCCATTGCGGCGCTCGTGGCAATAGAGAAGGCAGCCGCAAAAGTTTCTAGGGGGCCAACAAACCAACTACCggaagaagatcttgagctAGCGGCGGCTCTCAACATTAGTCCCGACAAATTTGATAAAAAGACATTCTGGAAGTCGGCCCTTGGGGTTTGTCAAAGTGGTCTGGTGACTGGCGAACTTCCTGACCTCCCAGTAAACCAAGAGTTGCTTGATTATGCAGAGAACGAAGGGTTTATCGGACGGACGGAGAAAACACCGACTATCACCTTGTCCAGCTTGACCCAGCTGAAGCGACCCCTGGATGATCTTGCATCTTCTCAGGCGTCGAACAAGAGGACAAGACTCAATCAACCGTCGATGATGGACGAAGATGAAATGGACTTGGTTCACGCTCCTTCAACGGACGCCAACAAGATTCTCACCTCCCCCTTCAGAGGGGCTTCCATTCTCAAAGGTCCTTCATCACTTAACAAAAACGCCGGTTCTATACTGAAAGGTGCTTCCGGCTTCAACCAAAAGCTAAATTTTCCTACTGTCAAAGATCAGAATGATCCGAACACCAAGCTTCGTCTCAGTCAGATGAGCCAGAAGTCTGCTTCTCAGCAGACCGATGATGGTCGTCACACTAAGCATGTTTCGTTTAATCCCAGTAGTTTTCTCCCTGCTGAAGCAGAGTTGTCTCAAATGACTCTGTCATCTTCCATGAAATCATCTGGAGAACGAGGAGACGACGAAAGTCATGAATCGAAAATCCAGAGAGCCATGAGTCGATTCGCCAGCCCGCAAGTGCACTTGGTTTCTTCTCTACCCCCTTCTGCGGCAGCTGTGGCTTCCTCTTTGAAAGAATACGGGATTCCTGATGTGATCTATCAAGATGCTTATTACAGTAAGGAAAAGGATGTCCCTGGACGGATGCGAGAATATGCCGGGAAAGAGTTTCGACTGGAGGGCAACACACTGCCTTTTCTGCCTGAATTTGACCCAACAGGGACAGCTCCAGCCAGCTACGGGCTCAGATTTGAGACCTTTGACAAGATTGCTGTAGAACTTAGGTATGAGCGACAGAGGAAGAAATGCTCGTTGAGGAGCTGGGAGCTTGCAAATCCCCCGCCCACgtatgaagaagtcgaggagTGGTGGGCAGAAAAGCAACGCAGAGCAAATTCAACGGACAGGTCTATGATACCATCTACTCCCAGGCAATATCAATCTCAGATCGATGGGCCCACACCGAAGAACAAGCACGGATTCAAGTACACCCCAGGCAAGAAATCAACCAGTGTCCAGCATGAGGTGCAATACATGAGCACGATGAGCTTGGAGGTTCACGTAAACACCAGAGGGAAGTTTGTGCCGAAtcctgaggaagatgaagtcCAGTGCGTGTTCTGGGCGATCAAGTCTGATGGAACTGCTTCCGGTAGTCAAGATTCAGCTGGTGTCCAAATAGGTATTCTACTGTTGTCAAATGACGCCGAGTTTACTCAGCGTGTCCAACGACAGACGAATGCCGAGGTCATCGAAGAGAACTCGGAACTGGATCTTATGGTTCGAATGGTCGAAATCGTAAGAAATCATGATCCCGATATCCTTACCGGTTACGAAGTGCATGGTAGTTCCTGGGGTTACTTGATCGAGAGAGCACGACTGAAGTATGATTACAACCTTTGTGATGAGTTTTCTCGTATGAAGACCGAGTCACACGGCAGGTTTGGCAAAGAGAATGACCGTTGGGGTTTCAATACCACATCCACTATTCGGGTTACCGGCCGACATATGGTGAACGTCTGGAGGGCAATGCGAGGAGAGCTCAATCTTCTTCAATACACCATGGAGAACGTAGTCTGGCACCTACTCCATCGAAGAATACCCCATTACTCTTGGCAGTCTTTAACAACTTGGTATAAGGGCGGCAAGCATAGGGAGCTCAACAGGATGTTGAGATACTACCAAAACCGTACAAAGATCGATCTTGAGATTCTGGACGCCAACGAACTGATTTCGAGGACCAGCGAGCAGGCGCGACTTCTGGGCGTGGACTTCTTCTCAGTTTTCTCGCGAGGATCACAGTTCAAGGTAGAGTCGATCATGTTCAGAATTGCCAAACCAGAGAACTTCCTACTTGTTTCACCGAATCGCAAGCAGGTCGGTGGTCAGAATGCTCTGGAGTGTTTACCACTTGTCATGGAGCCACAAAGCGCTTTCTATAATAGTCCTCTTCTGGTTCTTGACTTCCAGAGTTTATACCCGAGTGTCATGATCGCTTACAACTACTGCTATTCAACCTTCTTGGGACGAGTCACCGACTGGAGGGGTATAAACAAGATGGGGTTTACTGAGTACAAACGCCAGAAAGgtctccttgcccttctggAGGACTACATCAACATTGCTCCGAATGGTATGATGTATGCAAAGGCGGAAATCCGCAAGTCACTTCTAGCTAAGATGCTGACTGAGATACTGGAAACTCGAGTCATGGTGAAGAGTGGCATGAAGCAAGACAAGGATGATAAAACCTTgcagcagcttctcaacaataGACAGCTTGCTCTCAAACTACTCGCCAACGTCACTTATGGTTACACTTCAGCGTCATTCTCTGGGCGTATGCCATGCTCCGAGATTGCAGACAGCATTGTACAAACCGGCAGAGAAACTCTCGAACGAGCGATTGCTTATATCCACTCTGTTGAGAAATGGGGCGCTGAAGTCGTCTATGGCGATACTgacagtctcttcatctaTTTGAAGGGCCGAACAAAAGATGAGGCTTTCGATATTGGTAATGAGATTTCCAAGGCAATTACCGAAATGAACCCTCGACCCATCAAACTCAAATTTGAGAAAGTGTATCATCCCTGTGTTCTGCTCGCCAAGAAACGTTATGTCGGTTACAAATACGAGAGCAAAGACCAGGTGAAGCCCGATTTCGATGCCAAGGGAATAGAGACCGTCCGTCGTGACGGTACACCCGCAGAGCAGAAGATCGAGGAAAAAGCCCTTCGTCTACTGTTTGAGACTGCAGATCTCACTCAGGTCAAGGATTACTTCCAAAAGCAATGTCAGAAGATCATGCGCAACAATGTTTCGGTGCAAGACTTTTGCTTTGCCAAAGAAGTGCGCCTGGGCACATACTCGGACAAAGGTACAGCACCTGCAGGAGCTCTTATCAGCACCAAGCGTATGCTTCAGGATGCTCGCGCAGAACCGCAATATGGTGAGAGAGTTCCATACGTCGTTATCACTGGTGCTCCAGGAGCGCGGCTCATTGACCGATGCGTTGCGCCTGAGGAACTTTTGAGTAACCCTCACTGGCAGCTCGATGCCGAATACTATATCTCGAAGAATTTGATTCCTCCTCTGGAGCGTATCTTCAACCTTGTGGGTGCAAACGTACGCCAGTGGTACGACGAGATGCCCAAGGTGCAGCGTATTTACCATGCAACTACGCtcggaaagaagaagacgacccTCGAATCATACATGAGATCCACAAATTGCCTCGTTTGTGGGCTCAAGTTCTCTCAGGAAGATAATGCTCTTTGTCCATCCTGTCGCAAGAACGTTCCCTCATCTCTTCTTACACTCCAGACACGGCTCACAACCGAGGAGCGTCGTCTTCAGGAAGTACTCTCACTCTGTCGCAGCTGTTCTGGCCTCGGACCTATTGAGGACGTTCAGTGTGATAGCAAGGATTGTCCTGTGTTTTGGACACGCATGAGGCAGGCAAGCAAGACGAAGGGACAGCGCACTACAAGTCAACCTGTAATACAGTCGTTGGTGGACAGTGTGGAGAAACTGTCATTGGAGTGGTGA
- a CDS encoding hypothetical protein (EggNog:ENOG41) has product MADSTIEPQASTPGKANLRKRPATPPPADSDDSDYSSSEDESGQRVKRHKKTATVTASSKVLATGKMDLQATVYTADRHVPITSTNDATKHSNWYDENSQDALSAKNLLGSTSAAAKDSQPDGTYKGLANQTTFIQKNPDAPNRAKGPVKASSNVRTITVMDFKPDVCKDYKKTGCVCVCVCVLRVFAHIRDDVKQGWQLDREWEEVTKGKKNLGGTVVASANRDKKVENTDDADEIAMLEKIPFACIICEGPYREPIQTRCGHYFCEPCALQRYRKDPTCAACGAGTNGVFNSAKKLKKLLEKKKEREEQKKKEEEEAQEEQ; this is encoded by the exons ATGGCCGACTCAACAATAGAACCACAAGCGTCTACTCCG GGCAAAGCAAACCTGCGCAAACGACCAGCGACGCCACCTCCCGCCGACAGCGATGATAGCGACTACTCATCGTCAGAAGACGAGTCGGGACAGCGCGTTAAGCGGCACAAGAAAACTGCCACCGTCACAGCATCCTCAAAAGTCTTGGCAACAGGGAAGATGGATCTTCAAGCGACGGTTTATACAGCAGACCGCCATGTACCCATTACAAGTACCAATGACGCGACAAAACATAGCAACTGGTACGACGAGAACTCTCAGGATGCGCTATCAGCAAAGAACCTCCTAGGCTCAACAAGTGCTGCCGCAAAGGACTCGCAGCCAGATGGAACATACAAAGGACTCGCAAATCAGACTACTTTCATCCAAAAGAACCCCGATGCGCCCAACAGAGCGAAGGGTCCCGTCAAGGCCTCATCAAACGTCCGTACCATCACGGTCATGGACTTCAAACCAGACGTCTGCAAAGATTACAAGAAGACCGgctgtgtgtgtgtgtgtgtgtgtgtgttgcGTGTGTTCGCCCATATTCGAGACGATGTGAAGCAAGGCTGGCAACTTGACAGAGAGTGGGAAGAAGTTAcaaaagggaagaagaacCTAGGTGGTACCGTCGTTGCGAGCGCCAACCGCgacaagaaggttgagaacaCAGACGACGCAGACGAGATTGCTATGCTTGAAAAGATCCCTTTTGCATGTATTATTTGCGAGGGACCGTATAGAGAACCTATCCAGACAAGATGCGGACACTACTTTTGCGAGCCATGTGCTCTCCAGAGATACAGAAAAGACCCGACATGCGCTGCATGCGGAGCTGGCACGAATGGTGTGTTCAACTCagcgaagaagctgaagaagctattagagaaaaagaaagagcgtgaagagcagaagaaaaaggaagaggaagaggctcaGGAAGAGCAGTGA
- the SLU7 gene encoding mRNA splicing protein (EggNog:ENOG41~BUSCO:EOG09262NNS), with protein sequence MPTAPAKPPPPNTGPGGAGAALKEENIYIPSFISKRPFYAGEEGDENDYLQHQRREEKNDKSQWYDRGRKAGPAATKYRKGACENCGAMTHKKKDCLSRPRAKGAKWTGKDIQADEVIQDVNMGWDAKRDRWNGYDAKEYRSVVDEFNQMEELRKQATKDGNADEETEEGDKYAEENDMSKHQSTATRQLRIREDTAKYLLNLDLESAKYDPKTRSLVDAGATADKAADAFAEEGFMRSSGDAGAFENAQRYAWEAQEKSGNTSQHLQANPTAGEFYRKKELEEAEAKRAEREKLLLEKYGGDQKAMPAALRNMAITESETFVEYDETGLIKGAPKKAAKSKYAEDVLINNHNSVWGSWWSNFKWGYACCHSFIKNSYCTGDEGKLAWEAAERQRTGANLVNDDEEETEKPSEEEAEKNKEEEQPRKRTREEMMNGVTEEEMDEYRRKRTVTNDPMAKLLGKDELLS encoded by the coding sequence ATGCCTACTGCCCCCGCAAAACCACCGCCCCCAAATACCGGCCCTGGAGGCGCTGGTGCCGCTCTGAAGGAAGAGAACATCTACATTCCATCTTTCATCAGTAAACGCCCGTTTTATGCCGGTGAAGAGGGCGATGAGAATGACTACCTCCAGCATCAGCGTcgcgaagagaagaacgaCAAGTCACAATGGTACGATCGAGGTAGAAAGGCCGGCCCAGCGGCTACCAAGTATCGCAAAGGTGCTTGCGAAAACTGCGGCGCCATGACACACAAGAAGAAAGACTGCCTGAGTCGACCACGAGCCAAAGGGGCAAAATGGACAGGCAAGGATATCCAAGCCGATGAGGTGATTCAAGATGTCAACATGGGATGGGACGCTAAGCGCGACCGTTGGAATGGATATGATGCAAAGGAGTATCGCAGTGTGGTCGATGAGTTCAACCAGATGGAGGAGCTACGCAAGCAGGCCACCAAGGACGGAAATGCCGATGAAGAGACAGAAGAAGGCGACAAGTACGCGGAGGAGAATGATATGAGCAAACATCAGAGCACAGCAACACGACAACTGCGAATACGAGAGGACACTGCCAAGTATCTCTTGAACCTCGATCTAGAATCTGCCAAGTACGATCCGAAAACACGGTCACTGGTCGATGCAGGTGCAACGGCAGACAAGGCGGCAGATGCGTTCGCGGAAGAGGGTTTCATGCGATCCTCAGGCGATGCTGGCGCATTCGAGAATGCTCAGCGATATGCTTGGGAGGCTCAAGAAAAGTCTGGTAACACTAGCCAGCATCTGCAAGCAAACCCCACAGCAGGAGAGTTCTATCGAAagaaggagctggaggaggcagaggcaaAACGTGCGGAACGAGAGAAGCTACTGCTCGAGAAGTATGGTGGAGATCAGAAGGCTATGCCAGCTGCTTTGCGCAACATGGCCATCACCGAATCCGAGACGTTTGTTGAGTACGATGAGACTGGTTTGATCAAGGGTGCGCCCAAGAAGGCGGCCAAATCCAAGTACGCTGAAGatgttctcatcaacaatcatAATTCAGTATGGGGAAGCTGGTGGTCCAATTTCAAATGGGGCTACGCTTGCTGTCATTCGTTCATCAAAAACAGCTACTGTACTGGTGACGAAGGAAAATTAGCATGGGAGGCGGCTGAGCGTCAACGAACTGGAGCGAACCTGGtcaatgacgatgaagaggagacaGAAAAACCTTCAGAggaggaggcagagaagaacaaagaggaagagcagcCGCGCAAACGGACGAGAGAAGAAATGATGAATGG
- the ATG3 gene encoding E2-like enzyme (EggNog:ENOG41~BUSCO:EOG09263WZ2), giving the protein MNYIYSTVNTIRDRYTPVSHKSTFRQTGQITPEEFLAAGDYLVYKFPTWSWGDADSPEQRVSHLPPGKQFLVTRNVPCHRRLNDDFAGDAGHEEALVNDGDDFKGATGDDDDGWLRTGGLASSQPLKVKEVRTVDDSGNVGDREVVEDDDEIPDMEDEDDDEAIIRDPGADSKNSAHRTYTLYIMYSPYYRTPRLYLSGYLASGQPLPPNDMTEDIVGDYKDKTVTLEDFPFFANNIKMASVHPCKHASVMKTLLDRADAALRLRREKLRAGNNQTPSGMEGLVDEIGKLDIKGAQEAADKDEWEEVQETEIDDQEVAIRVDQYLVVFLKFMASVTPGIEHDFTMGHIIADSTPDGSPLLYPPTMSQEQFQDTLNKACEAAVKKALSGLDTHINEVVNSRSEELGISVATYVSSHLEKVLNDALLDH; this is encoded by the exons ATGAATTACATCTACTCCACAGTTAACACCATACGGGATCGTTATACACCCGTCTCTCACAAGTCAACCTTCCGCCAGACCGGTCAAATCACACCTGAAGAGTTCCTCGCTGCGGGCGACTACCTTGTGTACAAGTTCCCGACCTGGTCTTGGGGCGATGCAGACTCTCCTGAGCAGCGAGTGAGCCATCTTCCTCCCGGAAAGCAGTTCCTCGTCACACGCAACGTTCCTTGCCACCGACGCCTGAACGATGACTTTGCAGGCGACGCTGGCCATGAGGAAGCTCTCGTCAACGACGGCGACGACTTCAAGGGCGCTActggcgacgatgatgatggttggcTGAGGACCGGTGGTCTGGCTAGTTCCCAGCCGCTGAAGGTCAAGGAGGTGAGGACGGTGGATGACTCCGGAAATGTCGGTGATCGAGAGGttgtcgaggatgatgatgaaatcCCTGAcatggaggatgaagacgacgacgaggctATTATTCGCGATCCTGGCGCTGATTCCAAGAACAG CGCTCACCGTACATACACGCTCTACATCATGTACTCCCCCTACTACCGAACACCCCGTCTGTATCTCTCAGGCTATCTCGCCAGCGGCCAGCCGCTCCCCCCTAATGATATGACAGAGGACATTGTCGGTGActacaaagacaagacagtgACACTTGAGGACTTCCCCTTCTtcgccaacaacatcaagatgGCCTCTGTGCATCCCTGTAAGCACGCCTCAGTCATGAAGACACTACTCGACCGTGCCGATGCGGCTCTTCGCCTGCGCCGTGAGAAGCTCCGTGCCGGCAACAACCAGACACCGTCTGGTATGGAGGGTCTGGTAGACGAGATTGGAAAGTTGGATATCAAGGGCGCTCAAGAGGCAGCGGACAAGGATGAGTGGGAGGAGGTCCAGGAGACCGAGATCGATGATCAAGAGGTTGCTATTCGAGTGGATCAGTACCTAGTTGTATTCCTCAAG TTCATGGCCAGTGTGACACCTGGTATCGAACACGATTTCACCATGGGC CACATCATAGCTGATTCCACTCCTGATGGAAGTCCTCTCCTCTATCCACCAACCATGTCACAGGAGCAGTTTCAGGACACACTCAACAAGGCCTGCGAGGCCGCTGTTAAAAAGGCTTTGAGCGGTCTAGACACCCATATCAACGAGGTTGTCAACTCCCGCAGTGAGGAACTTGGCATTTCTGTCGCCACCTATGTCTCCTCCCATCTTGAGAAGGTTTTGAACGATGCGCTCCTGGACCACTAG
- a CDS encoding hypothetical protein (EggNog:ENOG41~CAZy:GT32), translating to MLSPGFAHRKYVYTASIAVVIVIFLTVNYAYSGRIRPSSLSEEAPLPTAPVTLQQEPFPHKIWQSWKDDSENPTERTVGFPHQWRVVNPGWRYERITDANNDAYVRDRFDANISDVFTSLQDPILKADFLRYLILLREGGVWADIDVYPHQPVSKWIPKQFQGSVNLVVGIENDHHKQPIWPGSPYSVQLCQYSVLAKPSHPAIKTLVNQVAEDLKKLFGTKQPGETVSFEDVMSTTGPFAFTKALMDYFQESTGVEHTGNELDRLEEPRLIGDVLVLPKDSFGWLPQEHTHDKGDPIILVEHLFIGSWRDGHPG from the exons ATGTTGTCACCGGGTTTTGCGCACCGAAAATATGTCTACACTGCCTCAATAGCCGTCGTGATCGTCATCTTTCTGACTGTCAACTACGCATATAGTGGTAGGATAAGAC CAAGTAGCTTATCTGAAGAGGCACCATTGCCTACGGCTCCTGTCACTCTGCAACAGGAACCTTTTCCACATAAGATATGGCAAAGCTGGAAAGATGATTCAGAAAACCCGACCGAGAGAACTGTTGGTTTTCCACACCAATGGCGTGTAGTCAACCCTGGTTGGCGGTATGAGCGCATTACTGATGCCAACAATGACGCTTATGTTCGCGATCGATTTGATGCCAACATCTCAGACGTCTTCACAAGTCTGCAGGACCCAATTCTGAAAGCAGATTTCTTGAGGTACCTCATACTGTTGCGCGAGGGTGGTGTATGGGCTGATATCGACGTATACCCCCATCAGCCAGTATCGAAATGGATCCCCAAACAGTTTCAAGGCTCAGTAAATCTGGTCGTTGGGATAGAAAATGACCATCACAAACAGCCCATCTGGCCTGGCTCCCCATACTCTGTGCAATTATGCCAATATTCGGTGttggccaagccaagccatccTGCCATCAAAACACTTGTGAACCAAGTGGCAGAGGATCTCAAGAAACTTTTTGGGACGAAACAGCCCGGGGAGACAGTTTCTTTCGAAGATGTCATGTCTACTACTGGACCTTTTGCTTTCACAAAAGCTCTCATGGACTATTTCCAGGAGTCCACAGGCGTGGAACATACTGGGAACGAGCTAGATAGACTTGAAGAACCTCGATTGATTGGCGATGTGCTTGTCCTACCAAAGGATAGCTTCGGATGGTTGCCCCAAGAACATACCCATGATAAAGGAGATCCGATTATCCTTGTTGAGCATTTATTCATCGGATCATGGCGAGATGGCCATCCTGGATGA